In Juglans regia cultivar Chandler chromosome 5, Walnut 2.0, whole genome shotgun sequence, the following are encoded in one genomic region:
- the LOC108986487 gene encoding 40S ribosomal protein S14-3-like, whose amino-acid sequence MSKRKQREPKEENVTLGPATREGEQVFGVAHIYASFNDTFIHVTDLSGRETLVRITGGMKVKADRDESSPYAAMLAAQDVSQRCKELGITALHIKLRATGGNKTKTPGPGAQSALRALARSGMKIGRIEDVTPIPSDSTRRKGGRRGRRL is encoded by the exons ATG TCAAAGCGAAAGCAAAGGGAACCAAAGGAAGAAAACGTGACCCTTGGCCCCGCTACCCGTGAAGGAGAACAAGTTTTTGGTGTGGCTCACATTTATGCATCTTTTAATGATACCTTTATT CATGTGACTGATTTGTCTGGAAGAGAGACACTTGTTCGCATCACTG GTGGTATGAAGGTGAAGGCTGATAGGGATGAGTCTTCACCATATGCAGCCATGCTTGCAGCACAGGATGTCTCACAAAGATGCAAG GAACTTGGCATCACTGCTCTTCATATCAAGCTCCGTGCTACTGGAGGCAATAAAACTAAGACTCCTGGTCCTGGTGCTCAGTCTGCACTCCGTGCCCTTGCTCGTTCTGGAATGAAGATTGGTCGAATTG AGGATGTGACTCCAATCCCTAGTGACAGCACAAGAAGGAAGGGTGGTAGAAGAGGGAGAAGGCTGTAG